The stretch of DNA CAAAAATCGACTTCAGAGTTCATATGATGGATCCGATACCCGGCCTCGGATCCATCATATGTTACATTCCGAGTGTGAGTCACTCAGCCCAGACTTCAGAGTTCATATTTGGGCTGCCTAGAGAAATTCAGGCTTTGGATCCATACATGATACATGTGTTATGTGTATCCAAGTGTGAGTCACTCAGCCCAGACCATATGTCTTCCACGAAATTGGACCACGAAATAAGTCAACTGGCAAAACAACACGCGTGTCGTCCACGACCCGCGCTATTGCTGCGAGTGGGGAGACGCCAGTACGAGATGGGCATGGGTTCCCATCGCTTAGGCCCCATTCTGTTAGGTGGGAATGATATTCCAAGACGGAGCGTCTCTTCATTAATCTATAAAACCTATAAAATTAGTTTCCACTAAGAGTCATTTATTTTGATTTCTCTTCAACCATGTTTAGCCACATCATCTCAATTAGTATTGTCCATTGAATCTCAGCAACTAGCATAATCTCTACCGTTCATGCAAAAGATGCATCATTAATAGATGAACATGAAACATTTACTTTGTCATGCATCAGGGGCACTTTGTTGGGCACTACTGCTGAGTATTAAGGGGCACGTTGCTGTCCACTACCGCTGAGCATTAAGGGGCACTTTATTGTCCACTACCGCTAAGCACTAAGTTTCTTAGTCTCCACCATACGACCAATATTAAAGAGGCTGATTGTACAGCTCCCATAAGCTTGCACATGTATACATATACATTTGTCTATGCTGTGGGCGCCACGGAGCTTCAGCGTCGACTCCATCTCCATTCCGTGGTGCGTGTGTAGCTTCTGCTGTCGGATGCCATGTTGTAGGCGGCGAACGCGACATGACCATCGGCCAGAAGCTGGCGGAGGATCTTGAGCACCACGTCGCTGGCCTAGGCAAGTTGGAAGATGAGGTCCATGTTGCTGGTGGtctgctcccccccccccccctcaatgCAAGATTTAATTTGCTTTGACTTTGCTAATCTTAGTCCCACGAATTTTCTTATCTTTTccctcaaatttttttttcttatctttCTGCCCTACCGTAAATTCCTAGAAGAAACAAAAATCACACTAATTTGTAGGTAAATTACCATACCAGCATCGTATTTGAGTTCATCTTAGAAATGATGATGCACTCAAGTAACAACATGTAAGTTGAACAAAAGGTGTAAAAAATACTCTTTTGCTTGTGTGACGCGGAAAATAAAAGCGTCCAAAATAAAGAACGTGTTTCACCACCTTTTGAAGAGAGGATTCCAGAGTTCAATTAGTGACAAGTTTTTGTTATTCAAAAATACACCATTTCATATATTTCAACAATTCTTGATCAATATAATACTACATGCTTTCCATTGTGTTTTAtctaattttttatatattttagtCATAGTTTATCAAAAAATTTGCTCAactcccgcagcaacgcgcggagAATCACCTAGTTTACATAGCACTGGAATAATTTCTGGCCGTTCCACGCTCGGTTTACCATGCTCGTCCCGTCCCGCCTGGATCCTTCAAACTCATTGTCACTTCGGAGACGATCAATTATTTtctccccaagcaaagcaacTCGCAGAGTCGCAGGCCAGAAACCTAGCGTCCACTAAAAGAAAAAACAACCTAGCTAGCATAGCAGGTATGAAGCCAATGCAAACATGAGCAGGAACTGGCGCTGAGCCTGAACCGTGCGCAGCCGAGAAAAAAGAAGCTGGCTAATCATGGGAGATGACAAATGAGGAAGGACCTGCGTGAATAAGAGCAGGTTTAATGATAGGCGGTAAGCGGGGGCTGTGTTCAACGAcaaggagagagagagctgcGCGGACGCCTCGCGACGGCCCGCTCGACGCCGGCGCAGACGTGCTCGCGTGGTCGTTATTGGTTGAAGAAGTTGTGGTGCATTAAATTTTGGCGGGGCCCATCACAAATGTGCGCCACCTCACTACGCTCGACGCCGGCGCAGACGTGCTCGCGTGGTCGTTATTGGCTGAAGAAGTTGTGGTGTATTAAATTTTAGTGGGGCCCAGCACAAATGTGCGCCACCTCACTAGTGTCGCAACCAGGGTTCATAATTTGGCCGGGATTTCACCGAATTTCGGTGAAATTTTTCGTTTTCGGACTACACCGGGAAATGAATTTTGGTCCGGAAAGTGCGTGATTTCGGTTTCAAATTCAAGAATATGAAAGTCAAACTTTGGTAAAAAAACGAAATTCAGAACAATAAAAACGAAATTGTGAACCCTGGTCGCAACCAGCTGCTGGCGAAATTAGTAAATCTGCTCTAAGTGAGCGTAGGCCAGGAAGGAGCGGAATTTCTATTCATCGTAACCATTGCTGCGCATGATAGGTGGAGcggctgtcgccgccgccgctccgtctCGCGCTGCTACTCGGGTGTGCGGGCCAGAGGGGAGTGctaattactccctccgttttaaattataggtcgtttgactttttttgaTTCAAAGTCTGactactcgtcttattcaaaaatttgtgcaaaatatcacttttttttgcgggttgctttatcaatacaagatcATCAAGAGTAACTTAAATTTGGCAATGTTTGCatacttttttttaaataagatgaaTGGTCAAATTTaaagtagaaaaataaaaaagtataATTTGGATATGAGGTAGTAGGTGAGGAGGAAGAGggtggagcggccgccggcagcTGGGGTGGTGATCGAGGCGGCTGAGATCAGGGTTTTGAATTTTCGAGGCTCCAACGGTCACCAAtcccaccagtccaccacaccCACTAGAGTAGAAGGTCGGCGGCGGCCCAACAGTTCGGCCAGCGGTGGAGGCAAGGCGGCACAGGAGCGCCGCTGGCCGGATGGTGCAAGGCATCCGATAGGCGGGGGCTAGTGACGGGTGAGGAAAAGGTTAGGAATAAagaggtactccctccgtttcaaattataagacattcaacaattttggagagtcaaaaattttatgtttaaccaaatttgtataataaaataatgatatttattatataaattaagtaccattagatttttttattagttatatttttatagtacatCAGTTTAATaacatatatttttatatttctctctataatcttaatcaaatttgaaattgttttggctcttcaaaatttttaaaacgttttataatttggaacggagcgagtagaaggcggcggcgggtgaggtGGCCTGGTGGGCGGGCGGCGAGAGCTGCGAGAGGGACGTCTTCTGCGACAGCTCCGCACGACTTCACGCTCCCTAGAAATAGACAGCCTCGGAAGGAGCGCTGGTACGCGAGGTTTCATCGATGGAATAGACGGCCCCGGAAGGAGTTTTTCTTCTATCCAGCACCTATCTATCTCTTTGGCATTTGCGATGTGAGACCAATTTTTGAGAGGTGAGAGTAGTCATTTTAAGTGAGAATTGCTTTCAATCGTTTCCGTCCTCTTTTTTATATTATATGTAAATATATTTCCATAGGACAAGGAGTGGCTCTATCATATTTCATTATGCGATATAAAATTAAagtcatattttttttaatatgaatgaattaatgacgTTGAGTTTATATGCCataaaaatttatattaataaagtaattattggtcaaagactTATCCTATTAAAtggatttttttcaaaaactaaATAAAGTATTTATCTTTCCAAAAGAGCAATTCATATACTTGATcggttctcttttttttccatttttagtGAACGCGGCTTAACGCATATTTCATTAAGAGAGAAAACGCAACGAACTCGTATCACGTGTTGTATTAGAAAAGAGAAATAGATTTCGAGTCGCCTTAGAACCTGGTGGAGCCTTAAAATAATAAAGGACATTTAACTCAAAGATTCAACTTTTGTCAGACCAAAAACATTGTCGGCAAGAGTACGATCGTCCGCGACTCCAAGACGGAACCGACCGAAACAGCGGCCGAGCCGGCGGCCTGCCACAACCAGCGGCGGCCGGCATGGAGCTGATGACGGAGGAGCTCGTCGAGGAGATCCTCCTCCGCGTACCGCCGGACGAGCCGGCGTACTTGGTCCGCGCCGCCCTCGTCTGCAGGCACTGGCGCCGCATCCTCTCCGACCGTGGCTTCCTCCGCCGCTACCGCGCGTTCCACCgtacgccgccgctgctcggctACCTCCACAACCTCTCCTCCCGCCCCACTGGCCGGATCCCCCGGTTCGTCCGCACATCCATCGCCTCCCCCTTCTCCCAACCCGAACTCGGCTGCGACTTCTGGTGGGCACTCGACTGCCGCCACAGCCGCGTGTTGATCCACACCGTCAATCCTGGCCACCTCGTCGTGTGGGACCCTCTGACCGGTGACCAGCAGCACCTGAGCATGCCGGCCTACCCGAGCGGCCACATGTACAACGGGGCAGTTCTCTGTGCCAAGCACGGCAACGGCGGCTGCGACCACCTCGACTGCGGCCATGGCGGTTCGTTCGTCGTGGTCTACGTGGACGTTGACACCGACCACGTCGTGAGAGCGAGTGCCTACTCGTCGGAGACCCGTGCATGGGGGGCGACGACCTCTGTTCATGTCGACAATTTCTTCGAGGACAGAGTCAGCCTTCTGGCCGGAGGCGCGCTCCACTTCGCCCTCGAGGGTGGCCGGAGCATCCTCAAGTACGACCTGAGCAGGCATCGCCTGTCGGTGATCGGCACGCCAGGAGATTTTGCGGGCATGGTCatgatggaggcagaagacggAGGGCTGGGCTTCGTCGCCGTGTTGAACGGTTGCATCTACATCTggacgcagcagcagcaggaagttGGCACTACTATTAGATGGGCGCAGCACAGGACTATCGAACTCGAGACAGTGCTCCCCAGACGTTACAGATCCCAATCAGGTGAAGTGATTGGCTTCGCAGAGGCCACAAATGCAGTTTTCATCAACAGACATGAAGGAGTCTTTGTACTAGACCTCAACTCAAGGAAGGTGAGGAAGGTAGGTGAAAGAGGGGACTACCGCAACATATTACCTTACATGAGCTTCTACACCCCATCAGGCCGGTACTTCTCTTAACCTCATCGTGCATCCTTTTCTTTAACATGCATGCGCTCTCTCTTACTAGCTACTATATACTACTATGTTGTGGTGAGTTCGTTTCTGATTTGGTTTGTACATTTTTTCAGATATGGCTAATAATGGCAGACTGTCACCGCCATGAGAATGGAATGGTCCATCAACCGATCATCTTCCATTCTTCATCAACCCGTGGTTTGCTTTCTTGATTATTACACCCTATGTTTAAAATTATagatcgtttgacttttttaactcaagtttgaccactcgttttattcaaaaaattatacgaaatatcacttctttattgtgggttgctttatcaatacaaaatCTTCAAAAATGACTTAAATTTTGTAATATTcgtacaaattttttgaataaggaCAAGTGGTCAAACTCAGGGTCAAAAAAGTTAAAAGAACaacaatttggaacagaggtaGTATTATGTATTGGAATATTTTCTCTCACATGGTCATCATGGCCAATTATTATGTTTATTTTATGAATTGTATAAAAATACATGCTTATTTTTAAAGTTGCAGTACTCCCTTCAAATTATAGGTCTTTTgacttttttatttcaaatttgaccactcatcttatttaaaaaattgaGCAAAATAACACTTTTTTGTTGTGGgttgctttatcaatataagATCTTCAAAAATAACTTAAATGTAGCAatatttgcataattttttttgaataaaatgagtggtcaaacttaaggtaaaaaaatcaaacgaactaCAATTTTAGAATGGAGCTAGTAGAAAATTAGTCCCTCCATGCTGACAAGTGGTCCCAAGTCCCAGCCTCAGTTGTGGCCCTTTCTCCGCACAATCTACGCGCTGCCATCAGCTGTCGTCAAAAGCATGCAGTTTGTTTGATCTCTGGTTCTTCGTCTTCCCCTACACATAGAGCCACATGAGCCTCATGCCCACGGATGACGATAAAAGAATATATAGATGGTC from Panicum virgatum strain AP13 chromosome 9K, P.virgatum_v5, whole genome shotgun sequence encodes:
- the LOC120648263 gene encoding uncharacterized protein LOC120648263 → MELMTEELVEEILLRVPPDEPAYLVRAALVCRHWRRILSDRGFLRRYRAFHRTPPLLGYLHNLSSRPTGRIPRFVRTSIASPFSQPELGCDFWWALDCRHSRVLIHTVNPGHLVVWDPLTGDQQHLSMPAYPSGHMYNGAVLCAKHGNGGCDHLDCGHGGSFVVVYVDVDTDHVVRASAYSSETRAWGATTSVHVDNFFEDRVSLLAGGALHFALEGGRSILKYDLSRHRLSVIGTPGDFAGMVMMEAEDGGLGFVAVLNGCIYIWTQQQQEVGTTIRWAQHRTIELETVLPRRYRSQSGEVIGFAEATNAVFINRHEGVFVLDLNSRKVRKVGERGDYRNILPYMSFYTPSGRYFS